The genomic region CGTGGACCCGTTCGCCAACGACCGCGAGGACCGCATTCGCCGCCTCCTCGAGCATCTCCGCCACGGAACGACGGACAGGGTGGGGGAGGTCGCGCCGTTCGAGCCGCGTGACTACCGCGATCCCGACCTCGCCGCCCTCGAGCGGGACCGGATCTTCGGCCAGGTCCCCACGATCGTCGCGCACGGCTCCGAGCTCCCCGAACCGCACGACTTCATCACGCTGCAGATGCCCCGCAACCGGGTGATCATCAGCCGGCAGAAGGACGGCAGCGTCCGAGCGGTCGTCAACGCGTGCCGGCATCGCGGCGCCATGCTGGAGAACAAGGATTCTGGACGCTGCCGGCTGTTCTCGTGCCCGTACCACCGCTGGTCCTACGAGACCGACGGCACGCTGCGCGCGGTCACCCGCGACACGACGTTCGGCGACATCGACAGGTCGCAGCTCAACCTCGTCGCGCTTCCCGTCGAGGAGCGGCACGGGTTCATCTGGCTGATCGACAACGCGAACGCCTCGATCGACGTGGCGGCCTGGCTCGGGCCCAGGATGGATGCGATCCTGGCCTCGTACCACCTCGACGAGTACGTCGTGTCGCAGACGGCGGCGTTCGAGGAGCCGGTCAACTGGAAGCTCATGCAGGACGCCTTCATCGACGGCTACCACGTCCAGTACGCGCACCCCAACACCGCCGGCAAGCACGTCCACACGAACGTGCAGGTGGTCGAGGACTTCGGCAACAGCTGCCGGTTCGTCTCGCCGCGCAAGACGATCGATCGCTACCTGGAAGAGGATCCCGGCGACAAGAGCCTCGCGAAGCACGTCATCGAGGCGCACTTCCTCAGCCTCAGCAGCACGCTGCTGAAGCAGCCCGACCACTTCCAGCTGCTGAGCTTCCGGCCGGACGCCGCCGATCCGGCGCGCGGACGGATGGAGATCCGGCTCATCACCCGGCGCCCCGAGGACCTGGGCGTCGACAGGGCGGCGTGGGAGCGCAACCGCGACAAGAACTGGCAGATTCTCATCGACGTCCTGCTCGACGAGGACTTCCCGATCCTGCGCGACTCCCAGCAGGCGCTGCTGTC from Cumulibacter manganitolerans harbors:
- a CDS encoding aromatic ring-hydroxylating oxygenase subunit alpha, which produces MDPFANDREDRIRRLLEHLRHGTTDRVGEVAPFEPRDYRDPDLAALERDRIFGQVPTIVAHGSELPEPHDFITLQMPRNRVIISRQKDGSVRAVVNACRHRGAMLENKDSGRCRLFSCPYHRWSYETDGTLRAVTRDTTFGDIDRSQLNLVALPVEERHGFIWLIDNANASIDVAAWLGPRMDAILASYHLDEYVVSQTAAFEEPVNWKLMQDAFIDGYHVQYAHPNTAGKHVHTNVQVVEDFGNSCRFVSPRKTIDRYLEEDPGDKSLAKHVIEAHFLSLSSTLLKQPDHFQLLSFRPDAADPARGRMEIRLITRRPEDLGVDRAAWERNRDKNWQILIDVLLDEDFPILRDSQQALLSADAAGMLLGRNEFVNHVFRRELRRILASDSLEEYLAGCEQSAQQSARYSLTG